TAGTTACTGAGCAACTCTGGGTCTGCATCTCTGTAATAGAAATACCCCGCAGGGCCCCTCAAACTGAGGCAAGGGTGAAATTCTGCATCCAGGACATAATCTAGTTTCCACCATTTATGAAGCATGACTAACCTGATCAAGAGAAACTGCACAAGAAAATAAAACCCATATTACCTCATGGTTAAATAAGTCTTAAACTAATTTACAAATAGAAAACTGAGTTAGagcacaaacatatttttaaagaccAATATTTCCCAGGGTTTCAGATTTCCTGAGAGAGGTTAAAAAGGAGTGGGGGGTTTTTTGTCATGGGAAATCACCATTAGTCATTTTTGTATCCGGTCATCCCATGTGACTTTTTATATTAGTGACCTACTCTATAGCCAGTACAAAGCAATGCCCAGTGCCATGGAATTCTTTGATCCTATCTTTAAGGAGAAAGCCTGTCTCCTTTAGTTCTAGAATGGAAAAATGTGATGGCTGATGACACGCTTGATAAAGTGCTTCCTGCTCTGATCCCTCCCTTGTTTGTGGTGCTATTGTTTCTGTGTTGTGTTATTCATAGAAGTGGACATCCTTTGACATAGTTGGAGCCGtactgtacacacaaacacatccttCCTCTTTTCCATATGGGTTTTGTGTTTGTTCTATAGAATCTGATACATGAAAACATATCAGCTCAGACGTTACCTACTTGCAAAAGCAATATCCatagattaacttttttttttttttgttaaataatctgttcttttacttttctCCAGGTGAGCACAGGTGTTGGTATCCCGGTGGCTTCACAGCTCAGGAAGACCTGCGAGCCAGTCATGTTCCAGACCTCTCCTGGAGCTGTTACAATAACTGGTGCTGCAGAGGacacaaaagaaacaagaaacaaaatgaTTTAGAAGTTGCATTCTAGTTGCATATTATATAATAAGCATGCCATGCTGAAGAAATCAGCATGTGGGTTTCTCTTGTGCCTGGTTGAGTTTGCACACTGCACTGATGGACAGATTGTAATACAGACAACAGCTGCTTCATTGTTTCTAGTGTACTCCAATAGTGCACTCAAAATCGAAAAGGTTATTTCCAAAACTGACATGTCCAGATGACTTTTTCTTCTATTAAACAcacaattatgaattattaattcattcaacGTCCTAGCAGTTTTCTGTTCAATTGGAACATTTCTTTCTAGTCAtatcaacatattaaaacaaatcacTGTGCACTCCTTCTGAGTTCTGTCATATTGTCAGCTTGTTGGGTTGATTAGGAGAAGGCAGAGGTCAGAGAAAGCTCTGCTGTAGAGGCTTTTTCATATAAAGAATCCTCTGGCTCTTTTAATCCCACGCCAGAATGCTGTAATAATGAATTATACACGGGTTCACTGATTCTAGCGGTCTGACTTTGCTTTAAAACAACAGTATGTCTGTGTGTTTGCTAAACGAGACATTGCTATTTGATCAGGCCTGATCTCCCTATTCAGAACTGAAAATCCACCCGAGAGGCTGGAATTTCAGACATGTCTGTTCAGGGATAGTGAAACGTTACCACCCTGTATGAAAACAATGGCCTCTGGCCTGTTCTGTTATTGCCTTAACACACTGTTAATGTATCTGTGTGTATACAGTTCATTTGTCCCAGGGACAAAGTACAGGACTGGTCAAGCGCTCCAGCTGAATCATGTGAGTGATTGGATCAAGTAGGGCATTAACAGAGCAAAAAATAATCTAAAGTAGAAAAGTAGTTGTTGATGCAgctgtggataaaagcatcatTACTTTGCACATGCACTCTGATCCACATGATCCCCATGGTCAAATTCTACATTGGATGAAATAAACTGACCTTTAAATAGCTGTGGGTGGTTAGGAATACTTCAAAACACTAGGCCTAAATGTACTTGCAACATAAACAGTCAGTGAgccattataaatattaaaaacttcatTCATTTTGCTCCTGGTTTAGAGCCCTTTAGGTACAGAACTATAATTAGGCCCAAACTTTTAATTTGTCAAAGATGAACCAACATACTGTacttacaatattaatatatgggCCTCAAAAcatttttggacacttaaatcACACTCAAAAATGTATGAATTCCATTGCATTATGCAAATACATAATGCCTTGAATTCCTAGTGACAGGCTCCATTGTGACAAATTTACCCTTTAGTATGACAgctattggggcatgttgtcacaaaacatttttttaaacatgaaaaacagtttGAGTTCCTTACTGCAAAGCTACTACAATCTTTTACACATGCAAAACCTTCTGTTTTCTGGTTCTTTTACTGCTGCTCTCTACagtagcctgttttttttttatttcatggcacACAAGATGTCATTAAAGCAgctctgcttttttatttattttgttcatatttttatttgcaaaaaaatattttaacacttaaGTTGAGGTGATTTACACATTGAAATTGCAACATCTgtcataaaatgctaaatatgttatttttagtgtgtaTGGAAACAATTGACATctagacaagttactgtctaaatTTTAAATGGCAGAGAAAACGATAACATAAATCAAACGGTCATGGTGTATTGTAGCCCACTTGCACTATTAATCAGCATTATTCAATCTAAACAATTtacttattaatgaaagttattaaagTGTTGACAGCTAAATTACAGAGAGGTTCTTATAGTGTTGAGGCATCTCACCTTGAGCGCATTTGCCCTTGTTCCGAATCTTAATCTCGGGTTTTTTGTCCTTCACTGCTTTCACACTTGCTGCTTTCAGCTCACAGCCGTTGTTGTAGTTCACTCCGTCAGTGCCACACACGGGATAGTTGCTCTTGCAGACGCAGACCCCCGATTTGCTCTTCTTGTCTCTGTCGCTCTTGACGCACTCGAGTCCGGACGCGCAGCGCTTGGCTGAGGCTCCGCGTCCCCCGCACGGCTCTCCAGCCCCCGACGCGCAGAGCTCGCAGCAGCCGCACGCGTCGAGCAGCGTCCCGGAGGAGCATCCCTCGGCCGGCAGCGGAGCGCACTTACTCGGGTCGCAGGTGCCGCAGCTGCGGGGCAGCCGGTCCGCTGACACCACAGCGAACAGTGTTAATAGCAGAACGCAGATCATGGTGAGGTGTGAAGGGTCTCTGGCTGGTTCAGAGTCTGCTGCTTCTTTCTGCTTTGGGATGGAGGTACTAGACCCCGCCCAGCAGGACCACAAACTTATAATAGCAAGTATGTAAACGTGTCCTCCTTTCTTGGCATAGTTCTGTTGTTATTGGTATTATGATACCATAGAATACCGACGTGTTCACTGATGGATTAGACGTTTTTGTGGTTACAAGGGTTTCCTAAATGGTTTCAAGAGTGTCCCACCAGAGCCCAGGTCTCATGTGACAGGgattcccaatttttttttttttttcatgccaggGATTTCCGAATTTGATGATCTATGGCGTTATCCCCTTTCAAAGGGCAGAGGCACATTTATACTGAGTAAGAATATActcagtaataatagtaataatagtatacTCAGAATATACTAAAGTATACAGACAACATATTGTTTGCAAAATTAAACAACTTCGCTCTTTTTGGCTTCAAAAATGGTTCAAATATCatatggaaaatatttatttttgtattttctcttaTGCTGTTAGAGTAGAATATTATATGTACAAACATGAAGAGAATAATTTTCAGTCCAgatttgtttgtataaaaaatgtaaaaaaatttgaGCATATGTTAACAACCATTCAAACAGTTTGGCatttacagattttatatatttttttatacctttattcagtaaggatgcattaactgatcaaaagtgacagtaaagacttttatttatttatttttttttacatttttgttttcatataaatgctttccatttattaatgaaaagtgtattatgatttccacaatgacattaagcagcaaaactgttttgaacattgataataatattgttaaatgtttttagagcaccaaatcagcatattagaatgatttctgaaggatcatgtgacactgaagagtggagttgaaaattcagctttgcatcacaggaatgaattacatctTAAAGTAAACTAGGaagctgttattttaattataataatttttcaaaatattactattttcactgtattgttgattaaataaatgcagccttgctaagcataagatacttatttcaaacacataaaaaaatcttaccaaccccataactttgaatagtagtgtatatgttACAGAACAACAAcccttacatttttttctttaaaaatggagACCTTCTccttttttcacaaataatttttattttaacatcagcTTAAAATTGTCTCTTTCCTAAAGCagtttttttataaacacatctGATGGATGAATCCACCACTACATACACAGGCATCCACATGCTCCGTTACAACAGCCAGTGCTCTAATTTACAACGTCCACATCCATCTATTTGATGTATTTGGCTACAAATGCAGCTGCAATGTCCTTGTATGGTGTTTCAGAGTCTAAACTTGTTGGAGGGATCAGACAGACGGTCCGGAAGTGAGGGGATCTCAGGAGCAGGTTATGTGCCAGGCCAACACAACTAGAGCTGAGCCAGTACAGAGACATGGACTACGAattaaggaaaaagaaaagaaaataaaaaatcatcaggagtcatttaaatttcaaatttctatttgaatttgtGAATTCAGAGTGCTGTTTTTGTGAAGCATTCTCAACTGCTACTCATAAAGAAGGACTGGAGACAACACAAATATGTCTATGACAGCTAGATAAGCACAAGACATCGATTTGTACATCTACTGAAGATATCACAGCAAAGTTGTACAACGTCTCAGCCTTTGTAACTATTCTCAGGTGGGCTTCAAAAACACAACCCTCCGTATGCCCCCTTTTGTTGCAAGATCAAAAACCTCAGAGCTCTGGGCAATAAGGGCATATTTGTGCAAGGAAAAAAGGCATCATGTACcactgctgttttttcttttggaaaaacaACATCACTTGAAAACTTGAGTGATATTTATTCATGTCATACAAGTTAAAACCTGTCCAGACTCTCGCTTAACATAAAGTTACTGTACACAGATACAGCAGATAATGTTTGAATGGAGTTGCTGAGGGCTGGGACACTTACTGATGGGACTGTGGCGGTTACAGCAATCATCACCAGAGATATTCCTCTGATGAAGTTAGTCACATACTTTTGGAACTTTGAAGGTTCTAACTGTCTGAGGGCGAATATCTGGATAGAagattggaagaaaaaaaagaaaaacattcattggTTAATAATAGAATCTCATAAAACCTATAAAGAACAAGTTATATTTTATcccaatttttaaaattaaaataaataaacacaacattaTAGTAGATTAGCAttagaaaaataatttcagtatattaaaagcagaaatatataTCTCAGTATATTAAAAGCTCCCTACAGTGATTATAGGGATGCACTGCTAAATTCAAACAACAGAATTATGTGGAACAATTGACAGATGGATACGATTCACCAAGGGGAACATGTCCCATTCCCATGCTGAGATTACGCAAGGCCAGAGACAGACAAACCCAGATGGGCAGCTGGACCCAGATCAGCAAACTGGCCTTGAATAGGTGGCAGTTATCTCGAACATAAAGCTCAGACAAAATTCGTTTCAGATTCTTCTTGAAATGGAACCTGTGGATGCAATTATAGTAATTAAGTGGCTAACAAAGATTTGGTGTAACTGACAAACTGTGTATTATACTGTTTTTGTCAGACCATGCCAGTGTGATGAAAATAAATCTCgttcagtaaaaatatctaaacataaaagaAGCACAATTGCATTAGATATtagaactgtttttaattttgcatttatgtttaatatttaattatagatTTAGTTACATTtaggtttaaaataattttaagttttacaatatataattaatatttaatatatatatatattatatatatatatatatatatatatatatttactaatatttaaagtGCTCTTACCCCAAtggtaaatacatttttgttttaataaagatCTATTTTCTAAAACCAATTTGCTtcaagtaaattaaatttttttttttgcagataaatCGGATCCCTCATTTTCTGAGACCGTTAGTATGGGCTTTAGCAGATGGCATTAAAATAATTCTTTCCTACATGCATGTTTTCTCTGATCAGCCCTTCTCTTTGGCTTTTACAGAGATCTCAGAGCATAACTGGCGGGCCAACACAGCTATCTCCTTCTGCATAGCTTCAACCTAGCTGGGGCAAAAGGGCACAAGGGTTACTCTTTTCCAGCCagaagactttttttctttccaacaGATAAAAAGTTCCTGGCCTATGAAAACATAAATTCACTGTCATTGGGACTCAAAACCTAAATATGGCCTGGATGGATCAGTGTTTTGACTCAATTTAACAAATGCATTTCATACATTAAAAGGACAACTGATTTGGCATCTCTGCTTGCATTTAGATATCAAAACATCAGTTTAAAGAGATGGTCTGACACACTACAGTTAATGTTCTCACACTGTGAGAAAAATCCTCCTCCTTGGCAAGAGAAACATCCCACAGCTGGGAGACACTGGGCGAGAGAGAGACTCTTAATAAGGCACATGATCTCCAGTGTTTACTCTGTGATATCTGCTGACCTCCAAGATGTGCCTTACATACTGTACTATGTgtagataaacaaacaaataatttcaaatgagaaAGGGCTGCATTGATTCAAGTTAAACCTAGTCAGAAACCAACACTCTCATGTTGCAACCTTATTGAAAGGGATAAATcgttgacattttttttcttttcttctgaaagCTGAGTTTGATGTGTCAGTAATTCAAAAGGCAAAGCTGGAAATCAAATAACACAATTGTTGTAAGCATGGCACATGCACACCATGGCATAATGATATTAACATGATGCAAGTAATTATTGCTCATTGGTTGCTTATGATTAAAGATGAGTTTTTTGTgtccattattatttttattggatGATATACTTCATAATCTGCTATGTTTCATACACTCCATATCTCTTTTGCTCTTGGCACACAAATCAAATGCCATGTatgataaattttttattattttatgtcattatagaTATTCTGCAAATctctttaaaataatactttactAAAACAAACGATTCgtattataataaaacacagaaatggcTATTATTGTTCGAAATGATCAATTTAAAATGCCTATGGAACACTAACGTaatcaatagtaataataaaaaaaaaaattaagtcaaaaacGACTCCTTTAACCTGGTCAGACTCTTACTGTAAAGTTAACTGGAAGAAACGTAAC
The Cyprinus carpio isolate SPL01 chromosome B14, ASM1834038v1, whole genome shotgun sequence DNA segment above includes these coding regions:
- the LOC109046463 gene encoding insulin-like growth factor-binding protein 7, whose translation is MICVLLLTLFAVVSADRLPRSCGTCDPSKCAPLPAEGCSSGTLLDACGCCELCASGAGEPCGGRGASAKRCASGLECVKSDRDKKSKSGVCVCKSNYPVCGTDGVNYNNGCELKAASVKAVKDKKPEIKIRNKGKCAQAPVIVTAPGEVWNMTGSQVFLSCEATGIPTPVLTWRKLSNSKDKTLPLPGDKDNLAVQTRGGPEKHEVTGWVLISPLTKDEDGSYECHASNIQGEASAVGTIHVVDSINDIPPKKGKDDEL